From one Solanum lycopersicum chromosome 12, SLM_r2.1 genomic stretch:
- the LOC138340547 gene encoding uncharacterized protein, with translation MTRTRTNVTGGRGEVLPEAVVEAPARGRGRSRARGRASSTTVARGRGRGAAPVRGRAREVSTEPQIDGREDQVPSDPVVTPLLQDTLLRVLSVLEGFSQGGGATTTPHDSRTREGAQTLEQQQAPVVQDAVGQLPVDPAVQNDVAPAVGGQVASMVVLTEDEQRRYERFRKMDPPQFQGGKSEDAHEFLTTCRELLEVVGLAESHGVRYATLQLRGPARDWWRTYSGCLQVGSPPVTWEQFARAFQHRFIPWSVREESRLRFESLRQDGLSVTEYEARFFQLSRHALAIITNETERIRIFVRGLTLSIRSAVFRTSREGTSFQSIVSAAK, from the coding sequence atgacgaggactagaactaatgttactggtggtagaggggaggtACTTCCtgaggcagttgttgaggccccagctaggggtaggggtagatctcgagctagaggtcgtgctagtagtacgacagtagccagaggtcgtggacgtggagcagcaccagtgagaggtcgtgctagagaggtctctacagaacctcagattgatggtagggaggaccaggttccttcagatcctgtagtcacacctttgcttcaagatacactattgagggtgttaagtgtgctagagggattttctcagggtggtggtgcgactaccacaccacatgactctcgtactagagagggggctcagaccctagagcagcaacaagctccagttgttcaggatgcggtagggcaactaccagtagatcccgcggttcagaatgatgttgcaccagcagttgggggtcaagttgcatcgatggttgttctgacagaggatgagcagcgtaggtatgagagatttcgaaagatggacccacctcagtttcagggtgggaagagcgaggacgctcatgagtttctaactacctgccgagagttactagaggtggttggattagctgagtcacatggggttcgatatgctacactccagcttcgtggaccagcgagagactggtggaggacttattcgggaTGTTTGCaagttggatctcctccagtgacttgggagcagtttgctagAGCATTCCAACatcgttttatcccatggagcgtgagagaggagagtcgcttgaggtttgagagtctgagacaggatggtttatcggttacagagtatgaggcgcgttTTTTCCAGTTAtctaggcatgcgttggccattattacaaatgagacagagaggatccgcatatttgtgaggggattgactttatctatcaggtcagctgtgtttcggacatctagggaggggacttctttccagtccattgtgagcgccgccaaatag